The window TTCGTGAAGATATTAGAGACGCTGTTCGTAACATGCGCGAAATTCGGAATATGTTAGCTCATTTACGGACAGTAAAAGGAGGTCATTTGAACTTGATTGCTCGAATCTATGATCTGGAACGAATGATTGACTGATTATTACGAGTTTCTAGTTGTTTGTTGGACTGGCTGGAACAAGGGAGTAGCAATGTGTTCGTGAAAGATCAGGAGAGAGAAATGATGTATTTGTTGAAGTGACTGCGGGATAAAAAGTGGATAAAAGAAGAAAAAGCACCCAGTTTGAACATATCCCTGTCAAGTAGACAGCGAAAATAAGCCCCCCTACGGGTTAGGCACAGACCTGAGTTCGGTATTACACCGGACTCAGGTCATTTAGTTTCCGCTTCAGTCTACGTTGATTATAGAATCGAATATAGCTGGTTTTTGCCTTCTTAACCTCTGCTTTGGTTCTATAGTTGTTGAGGTATACCAGCTCTTTTTTTAGATGGTTGAAAAAGTTTTCTACGCAAGCATTGTCCAAACAGTTTCCCTTTCTGGACATACTCTTCTTTATGTTGTATGTTTGGAGCAATTCGTTATATTGGTGAGATGTGTACTGGAGCCCTTGATCACTGTGAAGAAGGGTGCCTGTCACATCTCTTTTTTATTGGCTTGTCGGATTGTATCGAGCACAAGTTTGAGGTCGTCCTTTTCCACGATCTTGTAGGCAACAACTTCCTTGTTTTACAAGTCGTAGACGACAGACAAATACAGCTTCTGATTATTGAACAAAAGATACGTGATATCCGTTGCCCATTTTTCATTTGGCCGGTGGCTTTGAAGTCTCGGTTGAGATAATTGGGAACTGTAGTACCTGCTGATTGTCTATCAAACCAACGTTTCTTTTTTCATACTTTTGACTGAATGCCCATCTCCTTCATGAGGCGGTAGACGCTGATGACGAGCATGGGGGACGGACTGACATTTAACGCATTACCGTGGCTTGCGGCGACGCTGACCGGCAATGCTCTGCTCGTTTCACTGGTTTCTTTTGCTACGCGTCTGCAGTGGCAGTTGTTTTCTTTGCTGTTTGGTGTCAACATCAGTTGAAAATTCCCCAGTTTCGCCGATCTAGCGCGAACGATTACTCATTCTGATCCGCTTGATTCTCTGACCTAAAGAACCCCGCTTTTTTCTTTTCCTTCACTCTATAACTCTCCCATTTAATGTTGATGGTGCTGGAATGGTGGAGGAGGCGGTCTAGAATGGCTGTCGCCAAGACGGTATCATCAAAGATATCTCCCCACATTCCGAAGGACTTGTGGGATGTTAGCACGATGGATCCTTTTTCATACCTCTCCGAGACGATTTGAAAGAAGAAGTGGGCAGCTGTTTCATCCATTTTTCGATACCCAATTTCATCAATCAAGAGCATGTTAGGATTGGTGTAGGCTCGCATCTTCTGCTGAATTGAACCACTGCGATGTGCGTCTTGGAGTGTCTGAACAAGGTCATGAGCTGACGTTGTCACCGCCGGAGTATAATTGACCCGGCATAGCCGAAAAAGAAATGACCCACCAAATAGCGAATATCTCCTCGAAAACGGCCAAGTCATCGAGGGGAGACATCCAAATGCTAAGAGGTGGGACTGTGATTAATTTACACGAAATGAAGGCTATGGGCAAGAGCATTCGAGCCATGGCCAGAGAAACGGGATTCTCGCGTAATACAATCCGAAAGTACCTGAGAGATCGCGAACTTCCGCGATCTAAGGATACTGCGGAACGGCCGTCGAAACTTGACCCGTTCAAGCCCTTTTTGAAGCAGTGTTTTACGAACGGAATCTACAATTGCGAAGTATTGCTGCGTCTTTTACGTGAGAAAGGATACGACGGGGGCAGAACAATACTCAAGGACTATGTACGCGGCTATCGCCCGCCTAGACAGGCGCAAGCCGTTCTACCTTACGAAACCAAACCGGGTGAACATGCGCAAGTAGACTGGGGGCTGTGTGATTACGTGGAAGAGAACGGAGAGAGGCGTAAGGTTGCCGTTTTCGTTATGGTGCTAGGTTACTCGCGATCCACGTACATCGAATTCACGAAACGTTGCGACATTCATAGTTTCTTGCGTTGCATGATTCATGCCTTCGAGTACTTCAATGGTATTCCTCGCGTCATGCTAACCGATCACATGAAGACGGTCATTCTTGGGATGGGTGATGACAAAAAGCCACGCTGGCACCCGCTCTACGAGGATTTCGCTGCAAGCATCGGGTTACTAACCAAAGTATGCCGCGTACGTCGACCGCAGACGAA of the Tumebacillus sp. BK434 genome contains:
- a CDS encoding ATP-binding protein, coding for MTWPFSRRYSLFGGSFLFRLCRVNYTPAVTTSAHDLVQTLQDAHRSGSIQQKMRAYTNPNMLLIDEIGYRKMDETAAHFFFQIVSERYEKGSIVLTSHKSFGMWGDIFDDTVLATAILDRLLHHSSTINIKWESYRVKEKKKAGFFRSENQADQNE
- the istA gene encoding IS21 family transposase gives rise to the protein MLRGGTVINLHEMKAMGKSIRAMARETGFSRNTIRKYLRDRELPRSKDTAERPSKLDPFKPFLKQCFTNGIYNCEVLLRLLREKGYDGGRTILKDYVRGYRPPRQAQAVLPYETKPGEHAQVDWGLCDYVEENGERRKVAVFVMVLGYSRSTYIEFTKRCDIHSFLRCMIHAFEYFNGIPRVMLTDHMKTVILGMGDDKKPRWHPLYEDFAASIGLLTKVCRVRRPQTKGKVERAVRFVKENFIPGRQFVDIGDLNRQARVWCEEVNRRIHGTTGERPCDRLSSEELQSLPSNDRWAKYRREARRVSRDGFVSYDGVRYGVPWQDSGREVAVRDCNGWIEIWVDHLQVARHEAVHRSRAIRNCPKQYAGLSAANGRTYPQPTAIQVSSEQVEVRSLDVYEQLVEVGA